Proteins from a genomic interval of Rhodothermales bacterium:
- a CDS encoding cyclase family protein: protein MRSVIGLAILLTACTTPDNAPQAAFPAGQLIDLTHVYNAETPFWPTADGFELDVDFAGMTDGGYWYEANTFRTAEHGGTHLDAPVHFAEGKHSTDQIPLERLVAPAVMIDVSEAALADADYQIAPSDLQAWEAEHGEIPDGHILLFRTGYAQFWPDRVSYMGTDERGPDAVAKLHFPGIHPDAAQWLVDNRSVAAVGLDTPSIDFGQSSDFLSHRILFEANIPAFENVAEMAALPATGFSIIALPMHIEAGSGGPLRIVAVVP from the coding sequence ATGCGTAGCGTCATCGGCCTGGCCATCCTCCTGACCGCCTGCACCACCCCGGACAACGCTCCGCAGGCTGCATTCCCGGCCGGTCAGCTCATCGACCTGACCCACGTCTACAACGCCGAAACGCCTTTCTGGCCAACCGCGGACGGGTTCGAGCTCGACGTGGACTTCGCCGGGATGACGGACGGAGGGTACTGGTACGAAGCCAATACTTTCCGCACGGCCGAACACGGGGGGACCCACCTGGACGCCCCGGTGCACTTTGCCGAGGGCAAGCACTCGACAGACCAGATCCCCCTCGAGCGACTGGTGGCGCCGGCGGTGATGATTGATGTCAGCGAAGCGGCGCTGGCCGATGCGGACTATCAGATAGCCCCCTCTGATCTGCAGGCCTGGGAGGCCGAGCACGGAGAGATCCCCGACGGCCACATTCTGCTCTTCCGAACCGGATACGCACAGTTCTGGCCGGACCGCGTGTCCTACATGGGCACGGATGAACGAGGCCCCGACGCCGTCGCCAAACTGCATTTCCCCGGCATTCACCCGGACGCGGCGCAGTGGCTCGTCGACAATCGTTCGGTGGCTGCCGTCGGCCTGGACACGCCGTCCATCGACTTTGGCCAGTCCTCAGACTTTCTGAGCCACCGGATTCTGTTCGAGGCCAATATCCCGGCGTTTGAAAACGTGGCGGAAATGGCAGCGCTGCCGGCAACCGGGTTTTCCATCATCGCCCTTCCGATGCACATCGAGGCAGGATCCGGCGGGCCGCTTCGCATCGTGGCCGTCGTGCCCTGA
- a CDS encoding T9SS type A sorting domain-containing protein, with translation MKRWCEGIACVFVLALATPAAGQVIDTPEAICPAETGFVAGARPFLPFGPVRMEPAMPAVASAPALVYLSDPFGGDAVEVTLERLHGDGTSLDGQYVRVASDKVDAPGTATPGIGGAADFRYQPNDYVTESCFDRVEDCALFDPVNVYYHVDRMASEFWRDRMGVDPDFQADVRTHIAGDGGFADPPRSLIMLSVGWIFMHNAAKEDEIIYHEYTHLIAARLGFELDINSPVEAQAISEGYADYFAASFTDDPRIGEFVVTCPPRQGCLGPPNDKEIRTLATDPAVWNWQGGNPDSGLKYGICTRFHDQDLKCKTSWNNYVPRYTWAIIWGSLLWDLRAELGADVTDRLALEAMRNTDGQAATLERAAGRLIDADRLLFAGVHSAAIEATASDRGIAALTTVAELPDAANLSVFPRPAGVELTLEAEPGAMLTLFDLMGRVVRRERSTGPARWDISGLAPGMYFLRSEGARSETVPVMIAR, from the coding sequence TTGAAGAGGTGGTGTGAGGGTATAGCGTGTGTGTTTGTGTTGGCCCTGGCCACGCCGGCGGCGGGTCAGGTTATCGACACCCCGGAAGCGATTTGTCCGGCCGAGACCGGATTCGTGGCCGGCGCCCGACCCTTCCTGCCCTTCGGTCCTGTGCGCATGGAGCCGGCGATGCCGGCCGTTGCCAGCGCGCCGGCTCTGGTCTACCTGAGTGATCCGTTCGGGGGCGATGCCGTGGAGGTGACGCTTGAGCGTCTGCACGGAGACGGCACGTCGCTGGACGGGCAGTATGTGCGCGTGGCCAGCGACAAGGTTGATGCGCCGGGTACCGCCACGCCGGGCATTGGAGGGGCTGCCGACTTCCGGTACCAGCCCAACGACTACGTCACCGAGAGCTGCTTCGACCGCGTGGAGGACTGCGCGCTGTTTGACCCGGTCAATGTGTACTACCACGTGGACCGCATGGCCAGCGAGTTCTGGCGCGACCGCATGGGGGTGGATCCGGACTTTCAGGCCGACGTGCGCACCCACATAGCGGGCGATGGGGGCTTCGCCGATCCGCCGCGCTCCCTGATCATGCTGTCGGTGGGCTGGATCTTCATGCACAACGCGGCCAAGGAAGACGAAATCATTTACCATGAGTACACGCACCTGATTGCGGCGCGCCTGGGCTTCGAGCTGGATATCAATTCCCCCGTGGAAGCCCAGGCCATCTCCGAGGGGTATGCGGACTATTTCGCGGCCTCCTTTACCGATGATCCGCGCATCGGCGAGTTCGTGGTGACCTGTCCCCCTCGGCAGGGGTGCCTTGGGCCGCCGAACGACAAGGAGATCCGCACCCTGGCGACCGACCCGGCCGTCTGGAACTGGCAGGGAGGAAATCCGGACTCCGGTCTGAAGTACGGGATCTGCACACGCTTCCACGATCAGGATCTGAAGTGCAAGACCTCCTGGAACAACTACGTGCCGAGGTACACCTGGGCCATCATCTGGGGCAGCTTGCTCTGGGATCTGCGGGCCGAGTTGGGTGCAGACGTGACGGATCGTCTCGCGCTGGAAGCCATGCGCAACACGGACGGGCAGGCCGCCACCCTGGAGCGGGCTGCAGGCCGTCTGATCGATGCTGACCGGTTATTGTTCGCCGGTGTGCATTCCGCTGCCATCGAGGCAACGGCGAGCGACCGCGGAATTGCGGCGCTGACCACGGTGGCGGAGTTGCCTGATGCGGCCAACCTGTCCGTGTTTCCGCGGCCGGCGGGTGTGGAGCTGACCCTCGAGGCCGAGCCGGGCGCGATGCTGACCCTGTTCGACCTGATGGGACGGGTGGTGCGCCGAGAACGGTCGACCGGTCCGGCCCGGTGGGACATCAGCGGATTGGCACCCGGCATGTACTTCCTGCGATCCGAGGGCGCGCGCAGCGAGACGGTGCCCGTCATGATCGCGCGCTGA
- a CDS encoding asparaginase: protein MPEAIAILSTGGTIDKVYFDAQSDYEVGEPQIAEILRMVGAQVPYTVHTLFRKDSLDLTDADRQVIRQMVLATDADRILITHGTDTMVETAEVLSDVAGKTIVLVGSLTPARFKNSDAEFNIGFAIAAVQTLPSGVFIAMNGCVFPYDKVRKNRKMNRFEEVV from the coding sequence ATGCCTGAAGCGATCGCCATTCTTTCCACCGGAGGGACCATAGACAAGGTCTACTTCGATGCCCAGAGCGACTATGAGGTTGGGGAGCCGCAGATAGCGGAGATCCTGCGCATGGTCGGTGCTCAGGTGCCGTATACCGTGCACACCCTCTTCCGGAAGGACAGCCTGGACCTGACGGATGCCGACAGGCAGGTGATCCGTCAGATGGTCCTGGCCACCGATGCAGACCGCATTCTGATCACGCACGGCACGGATACCATGGTGGAGACGGCTGAGGTGCTGTCGGATGTGGCCGGCAAGACGATCGTACTGGTGGGGTCACTCACTCCGGCACGGTTCAAGAACTCGGATGCCGAGTTTAACATCGGTTTTGCCATCGCAGCCGTGCAGACGCTCCCGTCCGGCGTGTTTATCGCCATGAACGGATGCGTTTTTCCCTATGATAAAGTCCGCAAAAACCGCAAGATGAATCGGTTTGAAGAGGTGGTGTGA
- a CDS encoding imidazolonepropionase → MPVLTNIGVLARCSPAGGQHELHLVRDAALAWKDGEITWVGSAAHAPGDEEVHDAGGRLVVPGLVDCHTHLAFGGWRADEFAQKCRGASYLEILESGGGIRNTMRQTRAASEEALRGRAAGFLKEMARLGVTTVEAKSGYGLSLEHELKQLRVYRELGVEPTFLGAHVVPPEFADADAYIDHLIVALPQVAPLARFCDVFVEEGAFSVEQARRLLTAASAYGMRAKLHVDQLGDGGGAVLAAEVGAISADHLEYTSEQGMRAMAAAGVVAVTLPIASLYLRQKPMDGRAFLDAGCSVAVATDFNPGSAPSYHLPFAMTLACTMNRLTPAEALKGATLIAARALDLETSRGSLDPGKRADFVLINAESVEQWLYHFVPNAAHQTFVAGEPVFDA, encoded by the coding sequence ATGCCGGTTCTGACGAACATTGGGGTATTGGCCCGCTGCTCCCCGGCCGGAGGCCAACACGAGCTGCACCTCGTGCGCGACGCAGCGCTGGCCTGGAAGGATGGCGAGATCACCTGGGTGGGCTCGGCAGCGCATGCACCGGGAGACGAAGAGGTGCACGATGCGGGAGGCAGACTGGTCGTGCCCGGACTCGTGGACTGCCACACACACCTGGCATTCGGGGGGTGGCGCGCAGACGAGTTTGCACAGAAATGCCGGGGAGCCAGCTACCTGGAGATCCTGGAGTCCGGGGGCGGCATTCGCAATACCATGCGGCAGACACGTGCGGCTTCGGAGGAGGCACTACGGGGTCGCGCCGCAGGCTTCCTGAAAGAGATGGCGCGACTCGGCGTCACGACCGTCGAGGCGAAGAGCGGGTACGGTCTGTCCCTGGAGCATGAGTTGAAGCAACTGCGCGTCTACAGGGAGTTGGGCGTCGAGCCGACCTTTCTCGGAGCGCACGTGGTTCCGCCCGAGTTCGCCGATGCTGATGCGTACATCGACCATCTCATCGTTGCCCTGCCGCAGGTCGCGCCGCTGGCCCGCTTCTGTGACGTCTTTGTCGAGGAGGGCGCGTTCAGCGTCGAGCAGGCGCGCCGGCTGCTCACTGCGGCGTCCGCGTACGGCATGCGCGCCAAACTGCACGTGGACCAGCTGGGGGACGGCGGCGGGGCAGTGCTGGCCGCCGAGGTGGGCGCGATCAGCGCGGACCATCTGGAGTACACGTCCGAGCAAGGCATGCGGGCCATGGCAGCCGCAGGGGTGGTAGCTGTCACCCTGCCCATCGCCAGTCTGTATCTGCGTCAGAAGCCCATGGACGGCCGGGCGTTCCTGGATGCCGGGTGCTCCGTGGCGGTGGCCACCGACTTCAACCCGGGTTCGGCGCCGAGCTACCACCTGCCGTTCGCCATGACCCTGGCCTGCACCATGAATCGGCTCACGCCGGCCGAAGCTCTGAAGGGCGCAACACTGATTGCGGCCCGCGCGCTGGATCTTGAGACCAGCCGGGGATCCCTTGACCCCGGTAAGCGTGCGGATTTTGTTCTCATCAACGCGGAGTCCGTGGAGCAGTGGCTCTACCACTTCGTGCCCAATGCGGCCCACCAGACTTTCGTGGCGGGCGAACCTGTGTTTGATGCCTGA
- the hutH gene encoding histidine ammonia-lyase, with protein MIRIRTLADNLAASMAALRKDPAAVLESRARLEAAMATGGVYYGVNTGFGKLASKRIDNDKLRDLQRNILLSHAVGVGDPVPREIARIMLQLKIHALGLGYSGVSETTFRRLLDFERLDLIPYIPSRGSVGASGDLAPLAHLALPLLGEGAFLRDGLRAEPAAGVLAAHGLAPIDLQAKDGIALLNGTQLMAAYGAFVLQRAHELLRLADLIGTMSLEALQGSATPFDARIHEVRPHPGQQQVARNVRLLLENSEILESHRECGKVQDPYCLRCMPQVHGASRDAIEHATRVVETEMNSVTDNPLVFEQHDIISGGNFHGQPLALVLDYSAIALAELASISERRTYLLLEGHDGLPTLLMKETGLNSGFMIPQYTAAALVSENKVLCHPASVDSIPTSLGQEDHVSMGATSALKLLQVLHNVEHVMAIELIAAAQALDYRRPLRPGRGIEFAHTEIRKRIPHREADYYFQEDLEPAIELVRSHELADAVSAMLGD; from the coding sequence ATGATCCGTATACGCACTTTGGCCGACAATCTCGCGGCGAGCATGGCCGCGCTGCGAAAGGACCCGGCGGCCGTGCTGGAATCACGCGCCCGCCTGGAGGCTGCCATGGCAACCGGCGGCGTCTATTACGGGGTCAACACGGGCTTCGGCAAGCTCGCCTCCAAGCGCATCGACAACGACAAACTCCGGGATCTGCAGCGCAACATCCTCCTGAGTCACGCGGTCGGCGTCGGCGATCCGGTGCCGCGTGAGATAGCCCGCATCATGCTGCAGCTGAAGATCCATGCGCTGGGTCTAGGCTATTCCGGGGTTTCGGAAACCACGTTCCGGCGGCTGCTGGACTTCGAGCGGCTGGACCTCATCCCGTACATCCCGAGTCGGGGCAGCGTGGGTGCCTCCGGGGACCTGGCGCCACTCGCCCATCTGGCCCTTCCGCTCCTGGGTGAGGGCGCTTTTCTGCGCGATGGGCTCCGAGCCGAGCCTGCGGCCGGTGTATTGGCGGCGCACGGCCTTGCGCCCATCGACCTGCAGGCCAAAGACGGCATCGCGCTGCTCAACGGCACGCAGTTGATGGCAGCCTACGGCGCCTTTGTGCTGCAGCGTGCGCACGAGTTGCTGCGTCTGGCGGACCTAATCGGCACCATGAGCCTCGAGGCCCTGCAGGGCTCGGCCACGCCATTCGATGCACGCATCCATGAAGTACGACCTCATCCGGGGCAGCAGCAGGTAGCCCGAAATGTGCGCCTCCTGCTGGAGAACTCGGAGATCCTGGAGTCCCATCGGGAGTGCGGCAAGGTTCAGGACCCGTACTGCCTGCGCTGCATGCCGCAGGTGCACGGGGCCAGCCGGGACGCCATCGAGCACGCGACGCGGGTGGTGGAGACCGAGATGAACTCGGTGACGGACAACCCGCTCGTGTTTGAGCAGCACGACATCATTTCCGGCGGCAACTTTCACGGGCAGCCGCTGGCCCTGGTCCTGGACTATTCAGCCATCGCGCTGGCGGAGCTGGCCAGCATCTCGGAGCGGCGCACGTATCTGCTGCTCGAAGGGCACGACGGCCTGCCGACGCTGCTCATGAAAGAGACCGGGCTGAACTCTGGATTCATGATCCCGCAGTACACCGCCGCCGCGCTGGTTTCCGAGAACAAGGTGCTCTGCCACCCGGCCTCGGTGGATTCCATCCCCACCAGTCTGGGCCAGGAGGACCACGTCTCCATGGGCGCGACCAGTGCACTCAAGTTGCTGCAGGTGCTGCACAACGTGGAGCACGTGATGGCCATTGAGTTGATCGCGGCCGCGCAGGCGCTGGACTACCGGCGGCCGCTACGGCCAGGGAGAGGCATCGAGTTCGCTCACACGGAGATCCGCAAGCGTATTCCGCATCGCGAGGCGGACTACTATTTCCAGGAGGACCTCGAGCCGGCCATTGAACTGGTGCGCAGCCATGAACTGGCCGATGCGGTTTCCGCGATGCTGGGAGACTGA
- the hutU gene encoding urocanate hydratase yields METDVIKAPTGTTLSCKGWHQEAALRMLMNNLDPAVAERPEDLIVYGGGGKAARDWDSFHRIVSTLRRLENDETLLVQSGRPAGVFRTHEEAPRALIANAHLVPRWATWDEFRRLDALGLTMYGQMTAGSWIYIGTQGILQGTYETFAECARKYFEGTLEGRLVLTAGLGGMGGAQPLAATMNGAAFLGMDVDAERIRRRVETGYCDEMTDDLDTALERVMNARTAREALSVGLVGNVADVLPELVRRGITPDVLTDQTSAHDPDVGYIPAGHTTESADAFRKRDPRGYEDAVLDSMVVHIDAMLAMQRAGAVTFDYGNNLRGQVADRRGRPDAFDIPGFVPEFIRPLFCRGSGPFRWAALSGDPRDIAVTDDAVLETFPEKEALARWIHKAREKVHFQGLPARICWLEYGERAEMGLKFNWLVKTGRVQAPIVIGRDHLDSGSVASPNRETEGMKDGSDAIADWPLLNALLNTACGASWISLHHGGGVGIGYSIHSGMVSVADGTEMGDRRLERVLTADPGTGVMRHADAGYTEAIDTADERGVDLPMINGA; encoded by the coding sequence ATGGAAACAGACGTGATCAAGGCCCCCACCGGCACGACGCTCAGCTGCAAGGGCTGGCATCAGGAAGCCGCGCTACGCATGCTGATGAACAATCTGGACCCCGCTGTGGCGGAGCGCCCCGAGGATCTGATTGTCTACGGGGGTGGCGGCAAGGCGGCGCGCGACTGGGACTCGTTCCACCGCATTGTGAGTACCCTGCGGCGGCTGGAAAACGACGAGACGCTGCTGGTGCAAAGCGGCCGCCCTGCGGGGGTTTTTCGCACGCATGAGGAGGCCCCCCGTGCGCTGATCGCCAACGCGCATCTGGTGCCGCGCTGGGCCACCTGGGACGAATTCCGTCGGCTCGATGCGCTGGGGCTCACCATGTACGGACAGATGACGGCCGGCTCATGGATCTACATCGGCACCCAGGGCATCCTGCAGGGCACCTACGAGACCTTTGCCGAGTGCGCCCGCAAGTACTTCGAGGGCACGCTGGAAGGCCGCCTGGTGCTGACCGCGGGTCTCGGTGGCATGGGTGGCGCGCAGCCGCTGGCGGCGACGATGAACGGTGCCGCCTTCCTCGGCATGGACGTGGATGCGGAGCGCATTCGCCGGCGTGTCGAGACGGGCTACTGTGACGAGATGACCGACGATCTGGATACCGCGCTCGAGCGGGTGATGAACGCCCGCACGGCGCGGGAGGCCCTTTCGGTGGGCCTGGTCGGAAACGTGGCCGACGTGCTGCCCGAACTCGTGCGTCGCGGGATCACGCCCGACGTGCTGACCGACCAGACGAGCGCTCACGACCCGGATGTGGGATACATCCCGGCGGGACATACCACCGAGTCGGCGGATGCCTTCCGAAAGCGTGACCCGAGGGGGTACGAGGATGCGGTACTGGACTCGATGGTGGTGCACATCGACGCCATGCTGGCCATGCAGCGGGCGGGTGCAGTGACCTTCGACTACGGCAACAACCTGCGGGGACAGGTAGCCGATCGGCGAGGCCGTCCGGATGCGTTCGACATTCCGGGCTTTGTGCCGGAGTTCATCCGGCCGCTTTTCTGTCGCGGATCAGGGCCGTTCCGCTGGGCCGCGCTGTCCGGCGACCCTCGGGACATCGCCGTCACCGACGACGCCGTGCTGGAGACCTTCCCGGAGAAGGAGGCCCTCGCCCGGTGGATCCACAAGGCCCGCGAAAAAGTGCATTTCCAGGGATTGCCGGCCCGCATCTGCTGGCTGGAGTACGGTGAGCGTGCCGAGATGGGCCTGAAGTTCAATTGGCTGGTCAAGACCGGACGGGTTCAGGCACCGATTGTCATCGGGCGCGACCACCTGGACTCGGGCTCCGTGGCGAGTCCGAACCGGGAGACGGAGGGCATGAAGGACGGCTCCGACGCCATCGCAGACTGGCCGCTGCTGAACGCCCTTCTGAACACCGCCTGCGGCGCCAGCTGGATCTCGCTGCACCACGGTGGTGGCGTCGGCATCGGATACTCCATCCATTCCGGCATGGTCAGCGTGGCGGACGGGACCGAAATGGGAGATCGGCGCCTGGAACGCGTGCTCACTGCAGATCCCGGTACGGGGGTCATGCGACACGCAGACGCCGGCTACACGGAGGCAATCGATACCGCCGACGAGCGGGGCGTTGATCTGCCCATGATCAACGGGGCATGA
- a CDS encoding YceH family protein has translation MDFTPEEVRVLGVLIEKELTTPDYYPLTLNSLTTACNQKSNRDPVVDFSESTVMRALDSLMRRKVVGHAAGGGSRAEKFRHALAEAWGLSEAERAVLSIMLLRGPQTVGELRARTGRSHPFESLEEVEAVLAELAAREQPLVTELPVLPGKKEARHTHLLEGEPDLEAIAATEPAPARSGSAGLSEEVAELRERLEALEAAFEAFKTQFE, from the coding sequence ATGGATTTCACCCCCGAAGAAGTACGTGTGCTGGGTGTGCTCATTGAAAAAGAGCTCACGACACCCGATTACTATCCGCTCACCCTCAACTCGCTGACTACCGCGTGCAACCAGAAGTCCAACCGGGATCCGGTCGTGGACTTTTCCGAGTCCACAGTGATGCGGGCGCTGGATTCGTTGATGAGGCGCAAGGTGGTCGGTCACGCCGCCGGAGGCGGCAGCCGGGCGGAGAAATTCCGTCATGCGCTGGCCGAGGCCTGGGGGTTGTCGGAAGCGGAAAGGGCGGTGCTCAGCATTATGCTGCTTCGTGGACCGCAGACTGTGGGTGAGCTTCGGGCCCGAACGGGCCGCAGCCACCCATTCGAGTCGCTCGAGGAGGTAGAGGCGGTGCTTGCCGAACTGGCTGCCCGGGAGCAGCCCCTGGTCACCGAACTTCCGGTGCTGCCCGGCAAGAAGGAGGCCCGGCACACACACCTGCTGGAGGGTGAGCCGGACCTGGAGGCCATCGCGGCGACAGAGCCAGCACCTGCACGTTCAGGCTCTGCAGGGCTCAGCGAGGAGGTCGCCGAACTCAGGGAACGGCTCGAGGCGCTGGAGGCCGCCTTCGAGGCCTTTAAGACACAATTCGAATAG
- the pepE gene encoding dipeptidase PepE produces MNLLLLSNSRNPDSGYLEHARPWLQEALGGCRTIAFVPFAAVRLSFDDYADLVQQGMGDGVEVRSVHRGNPADVVATCDAVAVGGGNTFHLLDHLYRHGLLEAIRSAVAAGKPYVGWSAGSNVACPTMRTTNDMPIVQPPSLDALDLVPYQINPHYLDAHPDHHMGETREERLLEFEQANPGRMVIGLREGSAVRVSGDHVLLGSRTARIFGVAAEPFEMDPGPIAVPA; encoded by the coding sequence ATGAACCTGCTACTGCTATCCAACTCCCGCAACCCGGATTCCGGCTATCTGGAGCATGCACGTCCGTGGCTGCAGGAGGCGCTGGGCGGGTGTCGCACGATAGCTTTTGTGCCCTTTGCAGCCGTTCGACTGAGTTTCGACGACTACGCGGATCTGGTACAGCAGGGCATGGGCGATGGGGTTGAGGTGCGCTCCGTGCACCGCGGCAATCCGGCCGACGTTGTGGCGACCTGTGACGCGGTGGCGGTAGGCGGAGGCAACACCTTTCACCTGCTCGATCACCTCTACCGGCACGGCCTGCTTGAGGCCATCCGGAGTGCCGTAGCCGCCGGAAAGCCCTATGTGGGCTGGAGTGCAGGATCAAACGTGGCTTGCCCGACCATGCGAACCACCAACGACATGCCGATTGTGCAGCCTCCAAGTCTGGACGCCCTCGATCTGGTGCCCTACCAGATCAACCCGCACTATCTGGATGCGCATCCCGATCATCACATGGGAGAGACCCGGGAGGAGCGCCTGCTGGAGTTCGAGCAGGCGAATCCGGGGCGCATGGTGATTGGACTCAGGGAGGGCTCCGCCGTGCGGGTTAGCGGCGATCATGTCCTGCTGGGGTCGAGGACGGCCCGTATCTTTGGCGTTGCGGCCGAGCCGTTCGAGATGGATCCCGGACCTATCGCTGTCCCCGCCTGA
- a CDS encoding DUF3667 domain-containing protein, which yields MEPLRDMFEDAVDALFSLDNRLLRSLGALLARPGLLTVEYLEGRRQPYLSAIRLYLWLSVAYFVIAELLGVTDLMFVTSTSGTDLARLLPRFMFVIVPISGLIMFLLQRKERPHYVEHLVHALHLHAAWYVYFAVSALAAAPIEDPSDLAALLWWQWPLAAVGVGTRVATLVHTYLSFKRVGGRGRLRAFLETLTFFLIYLTVLGAAIFGWMMVVARGG from the coding sequence GTGGAGCCGCTGCGGGACATGTTTGAGGATGCGGTCGATGCGCTCTTCAGCCTGGACAACCGGCTGCTGCGCTCACTGGGTGCGCTGCTGGCAAGGCCGGGGTTGCTCACTGTCGAATACCTCGAGGGCCGGCGGCAGCCGTATCTGTCGGCGATCCGATTGTACCTGTGGCTGAGTGTCGCCTACTTCGTGATCGCCGAGTTGCTCGGAGTGACGGATCTGATGTTCGTGACTTCCACCAGCGGGACCGACCTGGCCAGGCTGCTACCGCGATTCATGTTCGTGATCGTGCCGATTTCCGGCCTGATCATGTTTCTGCTCCAGCGCAAAGAGCGCCCGCATTACGTGGAGCATCTGGTGCACGCCCTGCACCTTCATGCGGCCTGGTATGTGTACTTCGCAGTCTCCGCGCTTGCGGCCGCACCCATCGAAGACCCTTCTGACCTTGCCGCGCTGCTTTGGTGGCAGTGGCCGCTCGCGGCGGTGGGTGTGGGCACTCGCGTCGCAACTCTGGTGCACACCTATCTGTCGTTCAAACGGGTCGGGGGCCGCGGCCGGCTGCGGGCCTTCCTGGAAACACTGACGTTCTTCCTGATCTACCTGACCGTGCTCGGCGCCGCCATTTTTGGCTGGATGATGGTCGTAGCGAGAGGCGGTTAG
- a CDS encoding SDR family oxidoreductase, translated as MSRGLILVTGATGYIGGRLVPCLLEDGWSVRCFVRDAARLENRPWSDDVAVAVGDVLQPETLPEALSGVKVAYYLIHSLGSEGDFEERDRQAAENFARAAEEAGVERIIYLGGINPKSDKRSKHLESRLETGEYLRKGSVPVTEFRAAVIVGSGSLSFELIRYLTERVPLLITPKWVRTRTQPIAVRNVLQYLTSALDEPESTGRILEIGGSEVLSYQDMFRGYARARGLRRAILEVPVLTPWLSSLWVGLVTPLNARIARPLIEGLDNEVVVQDDTAARMFDIELLDYETAVRLALQRFARDKVETTWSDAFSSSADRRLVTRLEEDKGMIQERLQVNVKAPPSAVWAELNRLGGDNGWLYANFLWRIRGLMDLAVGGIGLRSTRRTYSHLREGDAVDFWRVEEARENEVLRLRAEMKVPGKAWLQYEINPVDESTTAVTQTAFFEPKGLFGFLYWWMFYVPHTFIFPGMLKELRRRAEAA; from the coding sequence GTGAGTCGTGGACTGATTCTCGTCACGGGAGCTACCGGATACATCGGAGGACGGCTTGTGCCCTGTCTTCTGGAGGACGGCTGGTCGGTGCGCTGTTTCGTGCGCGACGCGGCGCGATTGGAAAACCGGCCCTGGTCGGACGACGTAGCCGTGGCGGTAGGAGATGTGCTGCAGCCGGAAACGTTGCCGGAGGCGCTGAGCGGCGTGAAGGTGGCCTACTACCTCATCCATTCGCTTGGTTCGGAGGGCGACTTTGAGGAGCGTGACCGACAGGCCGCGGAGAACTTTGCGCGCGCGGCCGAGGAAGCGGGCGTGGAGCGCATCATTTATCTGGGCGGCATCAATCCCAAATCCGACAAGCGTTCAAAGCATCTGGAAAGCAGGCTTGAGACGGGTGAATACCTGCGCAAGGGGTCTGTGCCGGTCACGGAATTTCGGGCGGCGGTGATCGTCGGGAGCGGCTCGCTGAGTTTTGAGCTGATCCGCTATCTCACGGAGAGGGTGCCGCTGTTGATCACCCCCAAGTGGGTCCGCACGCGCACTCAGCCCATCGCCGTGCGCAACGTGCTGCAATACCTGACGAGCGCGCTGGATGAGCCCGAGAGCACGGGCCGCATTCTCGAGATCGGCGGCTCGGAGGTGCTCAGTTATCAGGACATGTTCCGGGGCTACGCTCGGGCTCGTGGGCTCCGACGGGCCATCCTGGAGGTGCCGGTGCTGACGCCGTGGCTGTCTTCGCTCTGGGTTGGGTTGGTTACCCCGCTCAATGCGCGGATCGCCCGGCCCCTGATCGAAGGCCTGGACAACGAGGTCGTAGTGCAGGACGACACAGCGGCACGCATGTTCGACATCGAACTGCTGGACTACGAGACCGCCGTGCGCCTGGCACTGCAGCGCTTTGCCCGTGACAAGGTGGAGACGACCTGGAGTGACGCATTCTCCAGCAGTGCCGACAGACGGTTGGTCACGCGCCTGGAGGAAGACAAGGGCATGATCCAGGAGCGGTTGCAGGTCAACGTAAAGGCGCCGCCGTCCGCCGTCTGGGCCGAACTGAACCGTCTTGGGGGAGACAACGGCTGGTTGTACGCCAACTTCCTCTGGCGCATCCGGGGGCTCATGGACCTGGCTGTCGGCGGCATCGGCCTTCGCTCCACGCGCCGAACGTACAGCCACCTGCGTGAGGGTGACGCGGTGGATTTCTGGCGTGTGGAGGAGGCTCGCGAAAACGAGGTCCTGCGGCTGCGTGCGGAAATGAAAGTGCCCGGCAAGGCGTGGCTGCAATACGAGATCAACCCGGTGGACGAATCCACGACTGCCGTTACACAGACGGCGTTCTTCGAGCCGAAGGGCCTGTTCGGCTTCCTGTACTGGTGGATGTTCTACGTGCCGCACACGTTCATCTTCCCCGGTATGCTGAAGGAGTTGAGACGGCGGGCCGAGGCGGCCTAA